A region of Acidisarcina sp. DNA encodes the following proteins:
- a CDS encoding substrate-binding domain-containing protein: MSCSSLLPGLGCREPARVTIAVIPRTTASMQWEPMHRGAEAAAADLGVRIYWNAPMREDDVGGQIAMVGRVIGENYQGLVLAPDQALALITPVRRATSRKLPTVIVGSPLPMEPGGRLSYILNDEEEGGRIAARRVATLLHGHGSIAILGINPDIAGIMTRARSLEQFLAENYPDIRVVQKLMGSFNMPREQQIAEQTLQSNPDLDAIVALMWTSARGAISAVDAQPHSRIKVIGFDPDVIAFQDPALDSVILQNNPEIGRRAVQLIDAQLHGKTVPPLTTLKPLLVTRENADSPQVREMTSMDWRPGALHWNWSTTP, from the coding sequence TTGAGTTGTAGTTCTCTGCTGCCCGGCCTGGGCTGCCGTGAACCCGCACGCGTTACCATCGCAGTCATTCCACGCACCACGGCCAGCATGCAATGGGAACCGATGCATCGTGGCGCCGAGGCAGCCGCCGCGGATCTTGGAGTGCGCATCTATTGGAACGCGCCAATGCGGGAAGACGACGTGGGAGGACAGATTGCCATGGTGGGCCGGGTTATTGGAGAAAACTACCAGGGACTGGTGCTCGCTCCCGATCAGGCACTGGCATTGATTACACCCGTCCGTCGCGCGACCTCGCGTAAGCTTCCCACGGTCATTGTTGGATCCCCTCTGCCGATGGAACCTGGCGGCAGGCTCTCCTACATTCTGAATGATGAAGAGGAGGGCGGGCGCATTGCCGCGCGCCGGGTGGCTACTCTGCTCCACGGCCATGGTTCCATTGCCATCCTGGGCATCAACCCGGACATTGCCGGAATCATGACCCGCGCACGCAGCCTGGAACAGTTTCTGGCAGAAAACTATCCGGACATTCGTGTCGTCCAGAAGCTTATGGGCTCCTTCAACATGCCTCGCGAACAGCAGATTGCGGAGCAAACCCTGCAGTCCAATCCCGATCTGGACGCGATTGTCGCCCTTATGTGGACGTCGGCTCGCGGAGCTATATCGGCCGTCGATGCACAGCCGCACAGCCGCATCAAGGTAATCGGCTTCGATCCGGATGTGATTGCGTTTCAGGATCCGGCGCTGGATTCTGTCATCCTGCAAAACAATCCTGAAATAGGCAGGCGGGCGGTCCAGCTCATCGATGCCCAACTGCACGGGAAGACAGTGCCTCCGCTTACCACGCTGAAGCCGTTACTGGTTACGCGGGAAAACGCCGACTCTCCGCAGGTTCGCGAAATGACCTCCATGGACTGGAGGCCGGGCGCTCTGCACTGGAACTGGAGTACAACGCCGTGA
- a CDS encoding histidine kinase: MKLPTISRRGILVASLLATTLLLAGIGVWAHLHSPKRGLPYHDSFANGEADEWTAFGGTWAVVNGSMRNDSDERGAKLITGSPYWRDYSVEADVMLLGLAGDAGLIVRSSNEEQGVDAYSGYYAGVRNFDNSLVLGRAAHGWMEDVVRLNSLQTKVHALQWYHLKVLVYGCEIVATADIPSKADPTTVAIEDKDCASSGRIGLRSFSSGGVWRNVVVRPATREDLVAMLARAPLGKASAVLPSTGENPEHPGFYSATPHGDPDMLRSDLRTQPISSLRLVSWAKPTTATVHGVVILTSPALYIQDSTGGISVPHPTAPPLKVGDEVEVTGQVTPGAFSSALEHANVRVLWEGAPMPAVSVAASQAATGAFDATFIEVEGRLRAKSYGPDNTLIYDFDAGPQSFRAIMNRGRGESVFGKLKLNSLLRLRGVCVVSPAYTQNLTPFVLLLRSTDDMNVLAGPPWWSAGNVIAIAIAILLLALVANFFYSRAERWRLRAVLEERERLAHEMHDTIAQSFAGIGFQLEAIRNGIPSELPTTHQQLDLASALVRHSHEEARRSIATLRPESLESGDLLTALEICARRMVAGGAVKIVTSSSGDIRQMPLRLTDTLYRIGQEAIANSIRHAHPSTITISVEFKKNMVHLLLADDGVGFTPGGDLRGFGVRGMRKRAAFISAAIQILSEPGKGTTVRVVAPLPPRLTLASWPKFLWKFLREYPSNAETTRQPHPNSYRG; encoded by the coding sequence GTGAAGCTGCCCACCATAAGCCGCCGTGGAATCCTGGTTGCCTCGCTGCTTGCGACTACGCTCCTGCTGGCCGGTATTGGCGTGTGGGCCCACCTGCATAGTCCGAAACGCGGCCTGCCTTACCACGATTCCTTCGCAAATGGTGAGGCGGATGAGTGGACGGCATTCGGCGGCACATGGGCGGTCGTCAACGGCTCCATGCGAAACGATTCGGATGAGCGCGGAGCCAAGCTGATCACGGGCTCTCCTTATTGGCGGGATTACTCCGTTGAGGCAGATGTGATGTTGCTGGGCCTCGCCGGGGATGCGGGTCTCATCGTTCGCTCCAGCAACGAAGAGCAGGGGGTGGACGCCTACTCTGGCTACTATGCAGGGGTGCGAAACTTTGACAACTCCCTGGTTCTCGGACGTGCGGCCCATGGATGGATGGAGGATGTTGTCCGGCTGAACTCCTTGCAAACCAAGGTTCATGCATTGCAGTGGTATCACCTGAAGGTGCTTGTCTATGGATGTGAGATCGTTGCTACCGCCGACATTCCCTCGAAGGCAGACCCCACCACGGTAGCCATCGAGGATAAGGATTGCGCCAGCTCCGGACGGATCGGCCTACGCTCGTTCTCTTCCGGAGGAGTATGGCGGAACGTAGTTGTGCGCCCGGCGACACGTGAGGACCTGGTCGCGATGCTCGCTCGAGCCCCGCTCGGTAAAGCTTCCGCGGTTCTACCATCTACGGGAGAGAACCCCGAGCACCCCGGCTTTTACTCCGCTACTCCGCACGGCGACCCGGACATGCTCCGTTCCGATCTGCGGACACAGCCCATCAGCAGTCTGCGGCTCGTCTCCTGGGCTAAACCCACCACAGCTACGGTGCATGGCGTTGTCATCCTCACCTCGCCTGCGCTTTACATTCAGGATTCGACGGGTGGCATCTCGGTTCCCCACCCCACTGCGCCACCCCTCAAGGTTGGCGACGAGGTAGAAGTGACCGGGCAGGTAACTCCCGGAGCGTTCAGTTCCGCACTGGAGCACGCCAACGTGCGGGTGCTGTGGGAGGGCGCGCCGATGCCTGCGGTCTCCGTCGCCGCCTCCCAGGCCGCTACCGGAGCCTTTGACGCAACCTTCATCGAGGTGGAAGGCCGCCTGCGCGCCAAGAGCTATGGCCCGGACAATACTCTCATCTACGACTTCGATGCGGGTCCGCAATCGTTTCGCGCCATTATGAATCGCGGCCGCGGCGAGTCCGTCTTTGGCAAGCTCAAGCTGAACAGCCTGCTCCGACTGCGTGGAGTCTGTGTGGTTTCGCCCGCATACACGCAGAACCTTACTCCCTTCGTTCTGTTGCTGCGCTCCACCGACGACATGAACGTGCTGGCAGGACCGCCATGGTGGAGCGCGGGAAATGTGATCGCAATTGCCATCGCGATTCTTCTCCTCGCCCTGGTGGCCAACTTCTTCTACAGCCGTGCAGAGCGGTGGCGTCTGCGCGCAGTGCTTGAAGAGCGCGAACGGCTTGCTCATGAGATGCACGACACCATCGCGCAAAGCTTTGCCGGCATTGGCTTCCAGCTGGAAGCGATTCGCAATGGCATTCCCAGCGAACTGCCCACCACGCATCAGCAACTCGACCTTGCCAGCGCATTGGTTCGCCATAGCCACGAGGAGGCGCGACGCAGCATCGCCACCCTGCGCCCGGAGTCGCTTGAGTCGGGAGATCTTCTTACGGCTCTGGAGATCTGTGCGCGGCGCATGGTCGCCGGAGGCGCCGTCAAAATCGTCACGTCCAGCAGTGGAGACATCCGCCAAATGCCACTGCGCCTTACAGACACGCTCTACCGTATCGGACAGGAGGCAATCGCCAATTCCATCCGCCATGCCCACCCCTCGACCATTACAATCTCGGTTGAATTCAAGAAGAATATGGTTCACCTCCTGCTCGCAGACGATGGCGTCGGCTTCACGCCGGGCGGCGACCTGCGGGGCTTCGGCGTCCGTGGCATGAGGAAACGTGCCGCTTTCATCTCCGCCGCGATTCAGATCCTCAGCGAACCGGGAAAAGGCACAACGGTGCGGGTCGTCGCGCCGCTGCCGCCCCGCCTCACCCTGGCCTCATGGCCAAAATTCTTATGGAAATTTCTTAGGGAGTACCCATCCAATGCCGAAACTACCAGGCAGCCCCATCCAAATTCTTATCGTGGATGA
- a CDS encoding response regulator transcription factor, with amino-acid sequence MPKLPGSPIQILIVDDHPVVRAGLTSMLGTQPELNVIGSASSGEEALDMLRQATPDVLLLDLRMPGMSGVDTMLAIKRAGINTRIIILTSFETDEDIYRAVQAGAQGYLLKDTSLRQMVDAIRAVDAGKRYFPSDIASRLAERMMRTNLTSRELEILKMLAKGPTNKQIGHALGISDNTVRNHVNSIIEKLEVSDRTEAATTAIQRGIIDVDD; translated from the coding sequence ATGCCGAAACTACCAGGCAGCCCCATCCAAATTCTTATCGTGGATGACCACCCGGTCGTCCGCGCCGGACTTACCAGCATGCTTGGCACGCAGCCTGAGCTGAACGTGATCGGCTCCGCCTCCAGCGGCGAAGAGGCGCTCGACATGCTCCGGCAGGCCACTCCCGATGTGCTGCTGCTTGACCTCCGTATGCCCGGCATGAGCGGAGTGGACACCATGCTCGCCATCAAGCGTGCGGGCATCAACACTCGTATCATCATCCTCACCAGTTTTGAAACGGACGAGGACATCTATCGCGCGGTTCAGGCCGGCGCGCAAGGTTACCTGCTCAAAGACACCTCTCTGCGGCAGATGGTGGACGCCATCCGTGCCGTCGATGCAGGCAAGCGTTATTTCCCGAGCGATATCGCCTCGCGCCTTGCTGAGCGAATGATGCGCACCAACCTCACCTCGCGGGAGCTCGAAATCCTCAAGATGCTTGCCAAGGGCCCGACCAACAAGCAGATTGGGCACGCGCTCGGCATCAGCGACAACACGGTTCGCAATCACGTCAACAGCATCATCGAGAAGCTCGAAGTCTCCGACCGGACCGAAGCCGCAACCACAGCAATTCAGCGCGGCATCATCGACGTCGACGACTGA
- a CDS encoding beta-L-arabinofuranosidase domain-containing protein, which produces MPSLERRNLLKLLALAGADVSTHAISSRTASALASASQQESRTPSVVRNRAPLAQNAFYTLPLGSVRPIGWLRDQLRIQANGLGGHLDETWSDVGSNSGWLGGTGESWERGPYFLDGLIPLAYLLDDERLKAKAQRFVDWTLTNQAADGMLGPKSNNDWWPRMVMLKALAQYQEATGDPRVIPALSRYCAHQLSVLPARPLKDWGRFRWQDNALVVVWLYNRTGDPQLLDLLQLLHKQGYDWQAQFADFKYTQPITPEFIKLNSGGGLSDLALATHGVNNGQAIKAAPVWSLVSNRDEDRHALQRQLHALDAYHGLPNGMFSCDEHFAGLNPSQGSELCTVVETMFSLEQALAILGDAALGDRLEKIAFNALPGTFTDDMWAHQYNQEPNQVECSLHRKPWTTDGPESNLFGLEPNFGCCTANFHQGWPKFAASLWMASPDDGLVATAYSPCEVHATAAGVRVHLQEETEYPFRNTIRITVNPATTARFPLSLRIPAWASGTVLKINGRSEPAPAPGSFARIDRTWKSGDQVELVFPAALRLVRGYNDSISVERGPLVFSFPIAESWVKLQDRGLTADWQVFPASQWNYALDVNAENVSSLPVQELPVGAAPFSLKETPVKIEARARKLPAWRAEDGVANPVPPGPVTSPQPEEKITLVPYAAAKLRITAFPQLRS; this is translated from the coding sequence ATGCCCTCGCTGGAACGGCGTAATTTGCTAAAGCTCCTTGCACTTGCAGGGGCAGATGTATCTACCCATGCAATTAGCAGTCGCACCGCATCCGCACTGGCCTCGGCATCGCAGCAGGAGTCACGCACTCCCTCAGTTGTCAGGAACCGTGCCCCACTTGCGCAAAATGCCTTCTATACGCTTCCCCTTGGTTCGGTGCGGCCAATCGGATGGCTGCGCGATCAACTGCGCATTCAGGCCAATGGACTCGGCGGCCACCTCGACGAGACATGGAGCGACGTGGGAAGCAACAGCGGATGGCTCGGTGGCACCGGAGAGTCCTGGGAGCGCGGCCCTTACTTCCTCGACGGGCTGATACCGCTGGCCTATCTGCTCGACGATGAGCGGCTCAAGGCCAAGGCGCAGAGATTTGTTGACTGGACGCTGACGAATCAGGCCGCTGATGGCATGCTTGGCCCAAAGAGCAATAACGACTGGTGGCCGCGAATGGTAATGCTCAAGGCGCTGGCCCAGTATCAGGAAGCGACAGGCGATCCCCGCGTCATCCCCGCACTCTCTCGCTACTGTGCGCATCAGCTCTCCGTTCTGCCCGCCCGTCCCTTGAAGGATTGGGGCAGGTTCCGCTGGCAGGACAATGCCCTCGTCGTCGTCTGGCTCTACAATCGCACCGGTGATCCACAATTGCTGGACCTGCTGCAACTGCTCCATAAGCAGGGTTACGACTGGCAGGCTCAGTTCGCGGACTTCAAGTACACCCAGCCGATTACACCGGAGTTCATCAAGCTCAACAGTGGCGGCGGCCTGAGCGATCTCGCGCTCGCCACCCACGGGGTCAACAACGGACAGGCCATCAAAGCCGCTCCTGTCTGGTCCCTTGTCTCCAACCGCGACGAGGACCGCCATGCCCTGCAACGCCAGCTTCATGCGCTCGATGCATATCATGGCCTGCCCAACGGCATGTTCTCCTGCGACGAGCATTTTGCCGGACTCAATCCCTCGCAGGGATCGGAGCTCTGCACCGTGGTCGAAACCATGTTCTCGCTTGAGCAAGCCCTCGCCATCCTGGGAGATGCAGCGCTCGGCGACCGCCTGGAAAAAATCGCGTTCAACGCATTGCCTGGCACCTTTACCGATGACATGTGGGCACACCAGTATAATCAGGAGCCCAACCAGGTAGAGTGCAGCCTCCATCGCAAACCCTGGACAACGGATGGCCCGGAATCCAACCTCTTCGGGCTCGAACCCAACTTTGGCTGCTGCACCGCCAACTTTCATCAGGGATGGCCAAAGTTTGCAGCCAGCCTCTGGATGGCATCGCCGGATGACGGCCTGGTTGCGACCGCCTACTCGCCATGCGAAGTCCACGCTACAGCAGCCGGAGTCCGTGTCCATCTGCAGGAAGAGACCGAGTATCCTTTTCGCAACACGATCCGCATTACCGTCAACCCAGCCACTACTGCTCGCTTCCCTCTCAGCCTCCGCATCCCCGCATGGGCCTCTGGCACAGTCCTCAAGATCAATGGAAGATCCGAACCGGCTCCCGCGCCAGGCAGCTTTGCGCGGATCGACCGCACATGGAAATCCGGAGATCAGGTAGAGCTTGTCTTCCCTGCGGCTCTTCGTCTCGTCCGCGGTTACAACGATTCCATCTCGGTCGAGCGAGGCCCGCTGGTCTTCTCTTTCCCCATTGCGGAGAGCTGGGTCAAGTTGCAGGACCGCGGGCTGACCGCGGACTGGCAGGTTTTTCCCGCTTCGCAATGGAACTACGCCCTCGATGTAAATGCGGAGAATGTGAGTTCGCTGCCGGTTCAGGAGTTACCCGTCGGGGCAGCACCCTTCAGCCTGAAGGAAACACCCGTAAAGATAGAGGCCCGAGCGCGCAAGCTGCCTGCATGGCGAGCCGAGGACGGCGTAGCCAATCCCGTACCGCCAGGCCCGGTCACCAGTCCGCAGCCTGAAGAGAAGATCACGCTGGTTCCCTACGCAGCCGCAAAGCTTCGGATTACCGCCTTTCCGCAACTGCGAAGCTGA
- a CDS encoding cellulase family glycosylhydrolase, producing the protein MNVGKWIATFVVMAASASALAQQPGQQRWTEEKAAAWYARQPWLVGSNFVPQNAINELEMWQADTFDPAEIDKELGWAEGIGMNTMRVFLQDQLWTQDAPGFKSRINTFLEIAARHHIKPLFVLFDSCWESNPKLGPQHPPIPGVHNSGWVQSPGAKSLMDPSTYPHLKEYVQGVVGAFAKDDRILGWDIWNEPDNGNAGVNEPKNKTQLVEALLPQAFSWAREMHPTQPLTSGVWKGDWSHPDKESAMTKIQLAESDVISFHNYGWPEDFAAKVQELKSYHRPIICTEYMARGAGSTFDTILPIGKHENVAMINWGFVAGKSQTYLPWDSWKRPYVLTQPDVWFHDIFHEDGKPYRQQEIYLIHQLTGRGNVQPPSAMQGEK; encoded by the coding sequence ATGAACGTCGGTAAGTGGATCGCAACATTCGTAGTGATGGCGGCAAGCGCATCCGCCCTAGCCCAGCAGCCAGGTCAGCAGCGCTGGACCGAGGAAAAGGCGGCGGCATGGTATGCCCGGCAGCCATGGCTGGTAGGCAGCAACTTCGTCCCGCAAAATGCCATCAACGAGCTGGAGATGTGGCAGGCCGACACCTTCGATCCCGCCGAGATCGATAAGGAGCTTGGATGGGCCGAAGGGATCGGCATGAATACGATGCGCGTCTTTCTGCAGGACCAGTTGTGGACGCAAGATGCACCTGGCTTCAAGTCGCGAATCAATACCTTCCTCGAGATCGCTGCCCGGCATCACATCAAGCCCCTGTTCGTCCTCTTCGACTCCTGCTGGGAGTCCAATCCCAAACTAGGGCCGCAGCACCCGCCAATCCCCGGAGTGCATAACTCAGGCTGGGTCCAGAGCCCGGGCGCAAAGTCCCTGATGGATCCCTCCACCTATCCGCATTTGAAGGAATATGTACAAGGCGTCGTCGGCGCATTCGCCAAGGATGACCGCATCCTGGGTTGGGACATCTGGAACGAACCCGACAATGGAAACGCCGGAGTGAATGAACCCAAAAATAAGACCCAGTTAGTGGAAGCTCTTCTGCCGCAGGCTTTCTCCTGGGCGCGCGAGATGCACCCGACCCAGCCACTGACCAGTGGAGTGTGGAAAGGCGACTGGAGCCACCCCGACAAGGAAAGCGCAATGACGAAGATTCAGCTTGCCGAATCCGACGTCATCTCTTTCCACAACTATGGCTGGCCGGAAGACTTTGCCGCCAAGGTGCAGGAACTCAAGTCCTACCATCGGCCAATCATCTGCACCGAGTACATGGCTCGAGGAGCAGGCAGCACCTTCGACACGATTCTGCCGATAGGAAAGCATGAAAATGTCGCCATGATCAATTGGGGATTCGTTGCCGGCAAGAGCCAGACGTACCTTCCCTGGGACTCCTGGAAAAGACCCTATGTGCTCACCCAACCCGACGTATGGTTCCACGATATCTTCCATGAGGATGGGAAACCCTATCGTCAGCAGGAGATCTATCTGATCCACCAACTGACCGGCCGCGGCAACGTGCAGCCTCCGTCGGCAATGCAAGGTGAGAAGTAG
- a CDS encoding Gfo/Idh/MocA family oxidoreductase, whose amino-acid sequence MTTAAIGLNQASAATSHPASKSAPGSKSVIDMPFTAANPRVGFIGTGNRGTSLLKDFLAADAQIVAICDVVAEKAQNAQSLVEKAGQKSPSLYTDGDLAFEKLAAREDLDLVVIATPWNWHVKMAVFVMEHGKHAAVEVPAATTIEDCWKLVDTSEKTQRHCIMLENCCYGYNETLILNMVRAGRFGDLLYGEAAYLHDLRDELFSSKGEGLWRRTVHTQRDGNLYPTHGLGPVANYMGVNRGDLFSYMVSMSSPQRGLDEYRKSHLQPGDPRQAEKYITGDLNTSLIKTASGLTITLKHDVSNPHPYDRINVIGGTKGVFADYPPRIYFDGQPGGEAWGSIDAFKSEYENSCWKQEGENARKLGGHGGMDFVMVYRLLQCMRNGLVPDLDVYDAAAWSAPGPLSTLSVGQGSAPVKFPDFTRGLWKKRNGSPIGKA is encoded by the coding sequence ATGACAACCGCGGCAATTGGCTTGAATCAAGCCAGTGCGGCCACCTCCCATCCGGCATCGAAATCCGCACCTGGATCGAAATCCGTCATCGATATGCCTTTCACCGCCGCCAATCCTCGGGTTGGCTTCATCGGAACCGGCAACAGAGGAACCTCGCTCCTGAAGGACTTTCTGGCAGCAGACGCCCAGATCGTCGCCATCTGCGATGTCGTCGCGGAAAAGGCGCAGAACGCCCAGTCGCTCGTAGAAAAGGCCGGACAGAAGTCTCCCTCCCTCTACACCGATGGCGACCTGGCATTTGAAAAGCTGGCTGCGCGCGAAGATCTCGATTTGGTTGTCATTGCCACTCCATGGAACTGGCACGTCAAGATGGCCGTCTTCGTGATGGAACACGGCAAGCACGCCGCCGTCGAGGTTCCAGCCGCAACCACCATCGAGGATTGCTGGAAGCTGGTCGATACGTCCGAAAAGACCCAACGCCACTGCATCATGCTGGAGAACTGCTGCTACGGCTATAACGAGACTCTCATCCTGAACATGGTTCGCGCCGGGCGCTTCGGAGATCTGCTCTACGGCGAGGCCGCATACCTTCACGACCTTCGCGACGAACTCTTCTCCAGCAAGGGAGAAGGCTTGTGGCGCCGCACCGTACACACCCAGCGCGACGGCAATCTCTATCCCACGCATGGCTTGGGCCCCGTCGCGAACTACATGGGAGTCAACCGCGGCGACCTCTTCAGCTACATGGTTTCCATGAGCAGCCCACAGCGCGGACTCGACGAATATCGCAAGTCGCATCTGCAGCCGGGAGACCCCAGGCAGGCGGAGAAATACATTACCGGCGATCTGAACACCTCGCTCATTAAGACTGCGAGTGGCCTCACCATTACGCTGAAGCATGATGTCTCCAACCCGCACCCTTATGACCGGATCAACGTGATTGGAGGCACCAAGGGCGTCTTTGCGGACTATCCGCCGCGCATCTACTTCGATGGGCAACCGGGTGGAGAAGCGTGGGGCTCAATCGATGCCTTCAAGTCCGAGTATGAGAATTCGTGTTGGAAGCAGGAGGGAGAGAACGCCCGCAAACTCGGCGGTCACGGCGGAATGGACTTCGTCATGGTCTACCGGCTCCTGCAATGCATGCGGAATGGACTTGTGCCGGACCTCGACGTTTACGATGCGGCGGCATGGTCGGCACCGGGGCCGCTCAGCACGCTCTCGGTCGGCCAGGGCAGCGCGCCGGTCAAGTTCCCGGATTTCACACGCGGGTTGTGGAAGAAACGAAACGGCTCACCGATTGGAAAAGCTTAG
- a CDS encoding family 20 glycosylhydrolase, whose protein sequence is MPLPEHAQVGTGAFPIDGSLGIKLEGYTEPRLVHAQQRFLDRLAAETGIPMWGTRQNKPNIFISTGGPSAKVQKLDEDESYQLTVSPSEVHLRAANPLGVLHGLQTILQLVQVSPTGFVVPAVEIHDSPRFPWRGLMIDSGRHFMPLDVVERDLDGMEAVKLNVLHWHLSEDQGFRVESTKYPLLQQDGSDGLYYTQAQIRDLIAYASDRGIRVVPEFDMPCHTTAWFPGYPQLASGKGPYTTARQWGVLDPAMDPTRDSTYNFLDGFIGEMAALFPDAYFHIGGDECDGKEWNANPSIQRFMQAHQLKDNATLQAYFTGKIQKIVARHGKIMEGWDEVLQPDTPKDVVIQSWRGPQSLADAAHRGYRTLLSTGYYIDLNQSAAQHYAVDPLAGAAASLTPEEQHHILGGEAAMWSEYVTPENMDTRIWPRTAAIAERLWSPQDVQDVASMYRRLDIVSQKLEYYGLQPKSISDLMLRRMAGNADPAPLRVLASVVQPPQGYSRGALTPYTSLTPLNHLVDAVPPESDEARRFLALVQRLVAGNATPQDWQQARESLTTWRDNDAKLQPILPLSDLTKELSPLSANLREVAEMGLQSLDQLQNHQSISAAERDQKMAFLKNSQKPQAVLLNKIAPAVATLVEAVSPR, encoded by the coding sequence ATGCCGCTTCCTGAGCATGCTCAGGTCGGCACTGGAGCCTTCCCCATCGATGGCTCATTGGGAATCAAGCTTGAGGGATACACCGAGCCCCGCCTTGTTCACGCGCAGCAGCGATTTCTCGATCGCCTTGCCGCAGAGACCGGGATTCCCATGTGGGGTACGCGGCAGAACAAGCCCAACATCTTTATCAGCACTGGCGGTCCATCGGCCAAGGTACAAAAGCTCGACGAGGACGAGTCCTATCAATTGACGGTTTCTCCGTCAGAAGTCCACCTTCGAGCCGCGAATCCCCTTGGCGTTCTCCACGGCCTGCAGACCATTTTGCAACTCGTTCAGGTTTCTCCAACGGGATTTGTGGTGCCGGCGGTAGAGATTCACGACAGCCCGCGATTTCCCTGGCGTGGTCTCATGATCGACTCCGGCCGTCACTTCATGCCCCTCGATGTCGTGGAGCGCGATCTCGACGGTATGGAAGCCGTCAAGCTCAACGTCCTGCACTGGCATTTATCTGAAGATCAGGGCTTCCGCGTCGAAAGCACCAAGTATCCCCTTCTGCAGCAGGATGGCTCCGACGGCCTCTACTACACCCAGGCGCAGATTCGCGACCTGATCGCGTATGCCAGCGATCGCGGTATCCGCGTGGTTCCCGAGTTCGATATGCCCTGCCACACAACGGCATGGTTTCCCGGTTATCCGCAACTGGCCAGTGGCAAGGGTCCCTACACGACCGCTCGCCAATGGGGCGTCCTCGATCCAGCCATGGACCCCACCCGCGACAGCACCTATAACTTCCTGGACGGATTTATCGGTGAGATGGCTGCACTCTTTCCCGATGCCTACTTCCATATCGGCGGAGATGAGTGCGATGGCAAGGAGTGGAATGCGAACCCCTCCATCCAGAGATTCATGCAGGCTCACCAGTTGAAGGACAATGCCACGCTCCAGGCATACTTCACCGGGAAGATACAAAAGATTGTCGCCAGGCACGGCAAGATCATGGAGGGATGGGACGAAGTGCTCCAGCCCGACACGCCCAAAGATGTTGTCATCCAATCCTGGCGCGGTCCGCAGTCGCTGGCAGACGCAGCGCACCGCGGCTATCGTACCCTGCTCTCCACTGGCTACTACATCGACCTGAATCAATCCGCAGCCCAACACTACGCGGTCGATCCGCTGGCCGGAGCCGCCGCATCGCTCACACCCGAGGAGCAACACCACATCCTTGGAGGTGAAGCAGCGATGTGGTCCGAGTACGTCACTCCAGAAAACATGGATACCCGGATCTGGCCACGAACCGCTGCCATTGCTGAACGGCTGTGGTCCCCGCAGGACGTTCAGGATGTCGCTTCCATGTATCGGCGGCTCGATATCGTCTCGCAAAAGCTGGAGTACTACGGCCTTCAGCCAAAGTCCATCTCCGACCTGATGCTGCGTCGCATGGCCGGCAATGCTGACCCGGCTCCGCTTCGGGTTCTGGCCAGCGTGGTACAGCCTCCCCAGGGCTATTCGCGTGGGGCGCTCACTCCTTATACAAGCCTCACGCCACTCAATCACCTGGTCGATGCCGTACCGCCTGAGAGCGACGAAGCACGCCGCTTCCTCGCCCTTGTGCAGCGGCTCGTGGCAGGCAACGCCACTCCGCAGGATTGGCAACAGGCCCGTGAATCTCTCACTACCTGGCGTGACAATGACGCAAAGCTTCAGCCCATCCTGCCGCTTTCGGATCTGACAAAGGAACTCTCTCCACTATCCGCAAACCTGCGCGAGGTCGCGGAGATGGGTCTGCAGTCTCTGGATCAACTGCAGAACCATCAGTCGATCTCCGCCGCTGAGCGGGACCAGAAGATGGCATTCCTGAAGAATTCCCAGAAACCGCAAGCTGTTTTGCTGAACAAAATCGCGCCTGCAGTTGCTACTCTTGTTGAAGCAGTCAGTCCTCGATGA